A genomic stretch from Candidatus Brocadiia bacterium includes:
- a CDS encoding HEAT repeat domain-containing protein → MLNKLLTNILRIVDIYPMRQIIILLLISLVIISGCTSSATKPPETTAPPQQEITTPLEGQETITQQPIDEARQQEIKELMEQISSLDWKEQVSSINTLGALNAKEAIPNIIKLLQNNNSGVRRSSIRALGDLCAKESIPDIIKLLRDNNSSVRRSSVVALGQLGAKEAIPEITGLLQDDSSMVRKSTIMALIKLNAKEANPNITKLLQDDNPDVRWLAVVALGQLGAKEAIPDIIKLLQDNNSVFHTTAVRELEKFDAKKLIPEFTKLLQDNDPKVRSSATWALGELGAKEAITKITKLLQDDDKRVRESAVEALSYLDTNEAIPNLNQRLQNNNPEISLAAIYALGQLVAKESMHELIKFLGDDNQYTRGITAIILVELGAKDKIPIKSIRDIKSLLKYSGDYPARARAALKELGVEVPEENK, encoded by the coding sequence ATGCTTAATAAACTATTGACAAACATTCTCCGCATTGTAGATATCTATCCTATGAGGCAGATAATAATCTTATTATTAATCAGTCTTGTTATAATATCAGGTTGCACCAGCTCGGCGACCAAACCGCCTGAAACCACTGCCCCGCCCCAACAGGAAATAACCACACCTTTGGAAGGACAGGAAACAATTACTCAACAACCGATAGATGAAGCACGCCAGCAAGAAATAAAAGAATTAATGGAGCAAATCTCAAGTCTGGATTGGAAAGAGCAAGTCAGCTCTATCAATACCCTTGGTGCACTAAATGCTAAGGAGGCCATTCCGAACATTATCAAACTATTACAGAATAATAACTCCGGTGTTCGCAGGTCATCTATCCGAGCATTAGGAGATCTTTGCGCTAAGGAATCCATTCCGGATATTATTAAACTATTGCGGGATAATAACTCCAGTGTTCGCAGGTCATCTGTTGTTGCATTGGGACAACTTGGCGCCAAAGAAGCTATCCCTGAAATTACCGGATTATTACAGGATGATAGCTCAATGGTTCGTAAATCAACTATTATGGCACTGATTAAACTTAACGCTAAGGAAGCAAACCCGAACATTACCAAACTATTGCAGGATGATAACCCGGATGTTCGCTGGTTGGCTGTTGTTGCATTAGGACAACTTGGAGCCAAGGAGGCCATTCCGGACATTATCAAACTATTACAGGATAATAACTCCGTATTTCACACGACGGCTGTTAGGGAATTGGAGAAATTTGATGCTAAAAAGTTAATCCCGGAATTCACCAAACTATTACAGGATAATGACCCAAAGGTTCGCTCGTCGGCTACTTGGGCATTAGGAGAACTTGGCGCTAAGGAAGCAATCACTAAAATTACCAAACTATTACAAGATGATGACAAACGGGTTCGCGAATCAGCTGTTGAGGCATTAAGTTACCTTGACACTAATGAGGCTATTCCAAACCTTAACCAACGATTACAAAATAATAATCCAGAAATTAGTTTGGCGGCTATTTATGCACTGGGTCAACTTGTCGCTAAAGAATCTATGCATGAATTAATCAAGTTTCTAGGTGATGATAACCAGTATACTCGAGGCATTACAGCAATAATCCTGGTGGAATTAGGCGCCAAGGATAAAATACCAATCAAATCAATAAGGGATATAAAATCACTCTTAAAGTATTCCGGTGATTATCCGGCCCGTGCCCGGGCGGCGCTTAAAGAGCTCGGCGTGGAAGTGCCCGAAGAAAATAAATAA
- the clpP gene encoding ATP-dependent Clp endopeptidase proteolytic subunit ClpP, with protein sequence MNLTPIVIEKTGKGERSYDIWSRLLKDRIVFVGLAIDDYIANLIIAQLLFLQMENKTQDINMYINTPGGSVTAGLAIYDTMQFVQCDVATYCIGQASSMGAVLLAAGTKGKRQALPHARIMMHQPWGGAQGDAMDIKIQAEEIIKLKNKLNLIISKHTGQPLERIEKDTDRDYFMSAQEAKDYGLVDEVVASLKEAKKP encoded by the coding sequence ATGAATCTTACTCCTATCGTTATTGAAAAGACCGGCAAGGGCGAGCGTTCTTATGACATCTGGTCGCGCCTGCTGAAGGACCGTATCGTTTTCGTGGGCCTGGCCATCGACGACTATATCGCCAACCTCATCATCGCCCAGCTGCTATTCCTGCAGATGGAGAACAAGACCCAGGACATCAATATGTACATCAACACGCCGGGCGGGTCGGTCACGGCCGGCCTGGCCATCTACGATACCATGCAGTTCGTCCAGTGCGACGTGGCTACCTATTGCATAGGGCAGGCGTCGAGCATGGGCGCGGTCCTGCTGGCCGCCGGCACCAAGGGCAAGCGCCAGGCGCTGCCGCACGCCCGCATTATGATGCACCAGCCCTGGGGCGGGGCGCAGGGCGATGCCATGGACATCAAAATCCAGGCCGAGGAAATCATCAAGCTTAAGAATAAGCTCAATCTGATTATATCAAAACATACCGGTCAACCGCTGGAACGGATAGAAAAAGACACCGACCGCGATTACTTTATGTCGGCTCAGGAGGCCAAGGACTACGGCCTGGTTGACGAAGTGGTGGCGTCGTTGAAGGAAGCTAAAAAGCCGTAA
- a CDS encoding helix-turn-helix domain-containing protein, translating to MDQKRTSMIMEETPANKDWYSIREACEYLDVSEQTIFRWMKDGKLTYFKVGDSTRFRKEDLDLMITKHTGEKEAEKYGSRCVACGHSVLIPGSIAGTGKVYFKPAKTKFFTLLESNVNIEARSCPKCGFVQVFADTQKLNKLVKPNKEK from the coding sequence ATGGACCAGAAGAGAACGAGTATGATCATGGAAGAGACGCCGGCCAATAAGGACTGGTATTCCATCCGCGAGGCGTGCGAGTATCTGGATGTCAGCGAGCAGACAATATTCAGGTGGATGAAGGACGGCAAGCTGACCTATTTCAAGGTGGGCGATTCCACCCGGTTCCGCAAGGAAGACCTGGATCTGATGATTACCAAGCACACCGGCGAAAAGGAAGCCGAAAAGTACGGCAGCCGATGCGTGGCCTGCGGGCATTCGGTGTTGATACCCGGCAGTATCGCCGGTACTGGTAAGGTCTATTTCAAGCCGGCCAAGACCAAGTTCTTTACATTATTGGAAAGCAACGTCAATATCGAGGCGCGTTCCTGCCCCAAATGCGGCTTTGTCCAAGTCTTCGCCGATACCCAGAAACTCAATAAACTGGTTAAACCCAATAAGGAGAAATAA
- the tig gene encoding trigger factor, whose amino-acid sequence MNVEMKEVGPCKVALNIEIPPDKIKTKLDEKFKSFVEGTTVPGFRKGHAPTGIVERKFGKEIREEVKFDVIGEACDEAFKSKELRVLGEPHIDFDKIVMDEAKPMNFEVTVEVAPTVDLKDYKGVEVKRHKIAVDAKEVDAFIEELRAQNAELLVLEKEPAKEGDYLVVDSDVSVDGKSVAKQDNMSVPLGPEVGFFGKPNADIKKNLIGCKQGDTKQMKLTIPESYKDAQHRNKEALCVMTVKEIKRPKLPELSDKWAKDMGFDSLAQMKEEVTKKLTARKETEAEHHLEDDILDKLLAKTTFPLPESVVTKSEEQLISRKAMEMYYYRMPEDKIKEELAKFKTTSKDVVTRDLRIEFISDHIAKQEKIFVTEDEVKEHINKIAASSRKLPTEVRKEYESKGWMPELRAELKEEKVRKFLKEHAKITD is encoded by the coding sequence ATGAACGTCGAGATGAAAGAAGTCGGTCCGTGCAAGGTTGCCCTTAATATCGAAATCCCGCCGGATAAAATCAAGACCAAGCTGGATGAGAAGTTCAAGAGTTTCGTGGAAGGCACGACCGTGCCGGGTTTCCGCAAGGGCCACGCGCCGACCGGCATCGTCGAGCGCAAGTTCGGTAAGGAAATCCGCGAGGAAGTCAAGTTCGACGTCATCGGCGAGGCCTGCGATGAGGCCTTTAAGTCCAAGGAACTGCGCGTCCTGGGCGAACCGCACATAGATTTCGACAAGATCGTTATGGACGAGGCCAAACCGATGAACTTCGAGGTGACCGTCGAGGTGGCTCCGACCGTGGACCTGAAGGATTATAAGGGCGTCGAGGTCAAGCGCCACAAGATAGCCGTGGACGCCAAGGAAGTCGACGCTTTCATCGAGGAACTGCGCGCCCAGAACGCCGAATTGCTGGTGCTGGAAAAGGAGCCGGCCAAGGAAGGCGATTACCTGGTGGTCGACAGCGACGTGTCCGTGGACGGCAAGTCCGTCGCCAAGCAGGATAATATGAGCGTGCCGCTCGGGCCGGAAGTGGGTTTCTTCGGCAAGCCCAACGCCGATATCAAGAAGAACCTCATCGGCTGCAAACAGGGCGATACCAAGCAGATGAAGCTGACCATCCCCGAATCATACAAGGACGCCCAGCACCGCAACAAGGAAGCACTGTGCGTTATGACCGTCAAGGAAATCAAGCGCCCGAAACTGCCGGAGCTATCCGACAAGTGGGCCAAGGATATGGGCTTTGACTCGCTGGCCCAGATGAAGGAAGAGGTTACCAAGAAGCTGACCGCCCGCAAGGAGACCGAGGCCGAGCACCACCTTGAGGACGATATCCTCGATAAATTACTGGCCAAGACCACCTTCCCGCTGCCCGAATCGGTGGTGACCAAGTCCGAGGAGCAGTTGATTTCGCGCAAGGCGATGGAGATGTATTATTACCGCATGCCCGAGGACAAGATTAAGGAAGAGCTGGCCAAGTTCAAGACTACCTCCAAGGACGTGGTTACCCGCGACCTGCGCATAGAGTTCATCAGCGACCATATCGCCAAGCAGGAGAAGATATTCGTGACCGAGGACGAGGTCAAGGAGCATATCAACAAAATCGCCGCCTCAAGCCGGAAACTGCCCACCGAGGTGCGCAAGGAATACGAGTCCAAGGGCTGGATGCCCGAGCTCCGGGCCGAGCTGAAAGAGGAGAAGGTCCGCAAATTCCTCAAGGAACACGCGAAGATAACCGATTAA
- the clpX gene encoding ATP-dependent Clp protease ATP-binding subunit ClpX, whose protein sequence is MVSKKKPPTDNYNTCSFCGSRQPMSNLVRGIYPGSYICVECIEASSTMVIQGKLTTREPISKDEIGRVPTPAEIKAKLDEYVIGQDRTKKIVSVAVHNHYKRIFNPNPSQGVELEKSNVLFVGPTGCGKTLIARTLAKILDVPFAIADATTLTEAGYVGEDVENVLLRLIQAANFDLNKAERGIIYIDEIDKIARTHDNPSITRDVSGEGVQQGLLKILEGTTSNVPPQGGRKHPEQEYIKIDTTHILFIAGGTFDGVENVISRRIGKKRMGFNADSDDLDELGLGDILEHIEPEDLMEFGMIPEFIGRFPVNCVIRPLDLKAMVKVLTEPKNALVRQYQAFFEMENARLEFTVEALEEIGKKALAKKTGARALRAIMENLLIDTMYELPSSKEPRLFRITPAMVKGEKPITVTKEKDKSASKTA, encoded by the coding sequence ATGGTATCAAAGAAAAAACCGCCGACCGATAATTACAACACCTGCAGTTTCTGCGGCTCGCGCCAGCCGATGAGCAACCTGGTGCGCGGCATCTACCCGGGCAGTTATATCTGCGTCGAGTGCATCGAGGCTTCCAGCACTATGGTCATCCAGGGCAAGCTGACCACACGCGAGCCGATATCCAAAGACGAGATCGGGCGGGTGCCCACTCCGGCCGAGATTAAGGCCAAGCTGGATGAATACGTCATCGGCCAGGACCGGACCAAGAAGATAGTCTCGGTGGCCGTGCATAATCATTACAAGCGCATATTCAATCCCAACCCGTCCCAGGGCGTGGAGCTGGAAAAGAGCAACGTCCTGTTCGTCGGCCCGACCGGCTGCGGCAAGACCCTGATTGCCCGGACTCTGGCCAAGATTCTGGACGTGCCGTTTGCCATCGCCGACGCCACCACGCTGACCGAGGCCGGTTACGTGGGCGAGGACGTGGAGAACGTCCTGCTCCGGCTGATACAGGCGGCCAACTTTGACCTCAATAAAGCCGAGCGCGGCATCATCTACATAGACGAGATAGACAAAATCGCCCGGACGCACGACAATCCGTCCATCACCCGCGATGTCTCGGGCGAGGGCGTCCAGCAGGGGCTGTTGAAGATACTCGAAGGCACTACCTCTAACGTGCCGCCCCAGGGCGGGCGCAAGCATCCGGAGCAGGAATACATCAAGATAGACACCACCCATATCCTGTTCATCGCCGGCGGCACTTTCGACGGCGTCGAGAACGTCATCAGCCGGCGCATCGGCAAGAAGCGCATGGGCTTTAACGCCGATTCGGACGACCTGGACGAACTGGGTCTGGGCGATATTCTCGAGCACATCGAGCCGGAAGACCTGATGGAGTTCGGCATGATACCGGAGTTCATAGGCCGGTTCCCGGTCAACTGCGTCATCAGGCCGCTCGACCTCAAGGCCATGGTCAAGGTGCTGACCGAGCCCAAGAACGCGTTAGTCAGGCAATACCAGGCGTTTTTCGAGATGGAGAACGCCCGGCTGGAGTTCACCGTCGAGGCGCTGGAGGAAATCGGCAAGAAGGCGCTGGCTAAGAAGACCGGCGCCCGGGCTCTGCGGGCCATTATGGAAAACCTGCTCATCGACACTATGTACGAACTGCCGTCGTCCAAGGAGCCGCGGCTGTTCCGCATCACGCCGGCTATGGTCAAGGGCGAAAAGCCCATCACCGTGACCAAGGAAAAAGACAAGAGCGCGTCCAAGACGGCCTGA
- a CDS encoding class II fructose-bisphosphate aldolase, giving the protein MKLYKDVNELKSAQPTIDDLIYTYVFTQDKALKDFAYAEVRRLAKASGAYPASIQNLYEAAAKGAYGKKTVPAINIRGLTYDVARSVFRAAMANKVGPFVFEIARSEMRYTVQDPAEYATVVLAAAVKEKYKGPVFIQGDHFQVSSKKYAADAQTEINELKSLIKKAVDAGFYNIDIDASTLVDIHKPDINEQQKDNARITAELTEYIRGLQPAGVTVSVGGEIGEVGKQNSTPEELRAFMNQYKTFLKPGAVGISKISVQTGTAHGGVVLPDGTMAKVQLDFNTLRTLSDIGRKEFGMAGAVQHGASTLPEDFFDKFPQNDTAEVHLATGFQNMIYESSHFPKEMMAQINQHLITNEAAERKAKDSEEQFLYKTRKKAFGPFKRQMWDLPQDKVQAIMKELEAKFAFLFDKLGVVNTSELVGKYIKQ; this is encoded by the coding sequence ATGAAATTGTATAAAGATGTTAACGAGCTTAAGTCAGCCCAGCCAACCATAGATGATTTAATCTACACCTACGTATTCACTCAGGACAAGGCGCTCAAGGATTTCGCTTACGCCGAGGTGCGCCGCCTGGCCAAGGCGTCCGGGGCTTATCCGGCCAGCATCCAGAACCTCTATGAAGCCGCCGCCAAGGGCGCTTACGGCAAGAAGACCGTCCCGGCCATCAATATCCGCGGCCTGACCTATGACGTGGCCCGGTCCGTCTTCCGCGCGGCCATGGCCAACAAGGTCGGCCCGTTCGTGTTCGAAATCGCCCGGAGCGAGATGCGTTACACCGTCCAGGACCCGGCCGAGTACGCCACCGTCGTCCTGGCCGCGGCCGTCAAGGAGAAATACAAGGGCCCGGTCTTCATCCAGGGCGACCATTTCCAGGTCTCGTCCAAGAAATACGCGGCCGACGCCCAGACCGAGATTAACGAGCTCAAGAGCCTGATTAAGAAAGCGGTCGACGCCGGATTCTATAATATTGATATCGACGCCTCGACCCTTGTCGACATCCACAAGCCGGACATCAATGAACAGCAGAAGGACAACGCCCGGATAACCGCCGAGCTGACCGAGTACATCCGCGGACTGCAGCCGGCCGGCGTGACCGTTTCGGTGGGCGGCGAGATCGGCGAGGTGGGCAAGCAGAACAGCACGCCCGAAGAACTACGCGCCTTTATGAACCAGTATAAAACCTTCCTCAAGCCGGGCGCGGTGGGCATATCCAAGATAAGCGTCCAGACCGGCACGGCCCACGGCGGGGTGGTCCTGCCCGACGGCACTATGGCCAAGGTCCAGCTGGATTTCAACACGCTTCGGACGCTTTCCGATATCGGCCGCAAGGAGTTCGGCATGGCCGGCGCCGTCCAGCACGGGGCTTCGACCCTGCCCGAGGACTTCTTCGACAAGTTCCCACAGAACGACACGGCCGAGGTGCACCTGGCCACCGGGTTCCAGAATATGATTTACGAAAGCAGCCATTTCCCCAAAGAAATGATGGCCCAGATAAACCAGCACCTCATCACCAACGAGGCGGCCGAGCGCAAGGCCAAGGATTCCGAGGAGCAGTTCCTATACAAGACGCGCAAGAAGGCGTTCGGGCCGTTCAAGCGCCAGATGTGGGACCTGCCCCAGGACAAGGTTCAGGCCATTATGAAAGAGCTCGAGGCCAAGTTCGCATTCCTGTTTGATAAGCTGGGCGTGGTCAATACCAGCGAGCTGGTGGGTAAGTACATCAAGCAGTAA
- a CDS encoding cysteine peptidase family C39 domain-containing protein produces the protein MEYLYLILLIILSVAGFYIGWRYVGPSKSRWATAGAAMSEIVILLYLVFRYYPEYEYRLIPLAIYPLAEVVSFIPFAMLFFGFTIRRANTRWLPMELAVIAGLVFIYGLYRVEWLYPGQDIRPASFRVTKDGVCMQSTGYTCGAASAVTLLKWWGIEATEAEMAYLSHTRKRLGIEMVQLTRAVAYKALAKGLTTDIREMSWETLQRLGVPCIVDVKWMPPFIDHVVVVMKVAGDKVTIADPLSGTNYWTKDEFLDKWRGAGIYINK, from the coding sequence ATGGAATACCTGTATTTGATATTGTTGATAATACTCTCGGTAGCCGGGTTCTATATCGGCTGGCGCTATGTCGGGCCGTCCAAGAGCCGCTGGGCTACGGCCGGGGCGGCGATGTCAGAAATAGTCATCCTGCTCTACCTGGTCTTCCGATATTACCCGGAATATGAATACCGGCTCATACCGCTGGCTATCTACCCGCTGGCCGAAGTGGTCAGCTTCATCCCTTTTGCTATGTTGTTTTTCGGGTTTACCATCAGGCGCGCGAATACCCGCTGGCTCCCGATGGAACTGGCCGTCATTGCCGGGCTGGTATTTATTTACGGGTTGTACCGGGTGGAGTGGCTTTATCCGGGCCAGGATATCAGGCCGGCCTCGTTCCGGGTCACCAAGGACGGAGTCTGTATGCAGTCCACCGGCTACACCTGCGGCGCGGCCAGCGCCGTGACCCTGCTGAAATGGTGGGGCATCGAGGCGACCGAAGCCGAGATGGCCTACCTGTCGCACACCCGCAAGCGGCTGGGCATCGAGATGGTCCAGCTTACCCGGGCCGTGGCTTATAAGGCTTTGGCTAAGGGGCTGACCACCGACATCCGCGAGATGTCCTGGGAGACGCTCCAGCGCCTGGGCGTGCCCTGCATAGTGGATGTCAAATGGATGCCGCCGTTCATAGACCACGTGGTGGTGGTGATGAAAGTGGCCGGGGACAAGGTCACTATTGCCGACCCGCTCAGCGGCACGAACTACTGGACCAAGGACGAGTTCCTGGACAAATGGCGCGGCGCGGGGATTTATATTAACAAGTAG
- the mraY gene encoding phospho-N-acetylmuramoyl-pentapeptide-transferase: protein MLNQLISPFIHQFRYITFRAGIAAVCAFLLCVILMPWLIRYLKKRKISEHTEKKDSEQLKKLHANKSDTPTMGGVVVILILLLLTVLLSRLDDIFVINTILAVLGLALLGYWDDLVKLRSAKSGVSKSFKLLGQGIIGLAVGIGFYIYFQKYLPSGTQLHIPIFKATLELGMFYPVFAALVIVASSNAVNLTDGLDGLVTGCLLIAGLAYLIIVYISGRFDYTAYLNVPYVPGAGELTVFAAAMVGSCLAFLWFNGFPAEIFMGNVGAVPLGGALGMLALASKQELVLFLVGAIFVMEALSVLLQVFSFRTTGKRIFKIAPLHHHYEFNGWSEPKIVLRFWITAAVIALIALATLKIEI, encoded by the coding sequence ATGCTTAACCAGTTGATTTCGCCGTTCATACATCAGTTCAGGTATATCACCTTTCGGGCCGGTATCGCCGCCGTCTGCGCCTTCCTGCTCTGCGTCATCCTGATGCCCTGGCTTATCCGCTACCTCAAGAAACGCAAGATATCCGAACACACCGAGAAGAAAGATTCCGAACAGCTCAAGAAACTGCACGCCAATAAATCAGATACCCCGACTATGGGCGGGGTGGTGGTCATATTGATACTCCTGCTCCTGACCGTGCTCCTGTCCCGGCTGGACGACATATTCGTCATCAATACAATCCTGGCCGTGCTCGGGCTGGCATTGCTGGGTTACTGGGACGACCTGGTAAAACTGCGCTCGGCCAAATCCGGCGTCAGCAAATCGTTCAAGCTGTTGGGCCAGGGCATCATCGGCCTGGCCGTGGGCATCGGATTTTACATCTACTTCCAGAAATACCTGCCGTCCGGCACCCAGCTGCATATCCCCATATTCAAGGCCACCCTCGAACTGGGTATGTTCTATCCGGTATTCGCCGCGCTGGTCATCGTGGCCAGCTCTAACGCCGTCAACCTGACCGACGGGCTGGACGGGCTGGTTACCGGATGCCTGCTCATCGCCGGGCTGGCTTACCTGATAATAGTTTACATCTCCGGCCGGTTCGACTATACCGCCTATCTCAACGTGCCTTATGTGCCCGGAGCCGGAGAACTGACCGTCTTCGCCGCGGCTATGGTCGGCTCGTGCCTGGCGTTCCTGTGGTTCAACGGATTCCCGGCCGAGATATTTATGGGCAACGTCGGGGCCGTGCCGCTGGGCGGCGCGCTGGGAATGCTGGCCCTGGCCTCCAAGCAGGAGCTGGTGCTGTTCCTGGTCGGCGCCATATTCGTTATGGAAGCGCTCTCGGTGCTGCTCCAGGTATTCTCATTCCGGACCACCGGCAAGCGCATATTCAAGATAGCGCCCCTGCACCATCATTACGAATTCAACGGCTGGAGCGAGCCGAAAATAGTCCTAAGGTTCTGGATAACCGCGGCCGTCATCGCGCTCATCGCCCTGGCGACACTAAAAATTGAAATTTGA
- a CDS encoding DUF2330 domain-containing protein gives MKNILILCFLMLIPVVGIADGKFYARDRVPPSLPYQRAIISYQNGHELMVVQSKFQGDGKDFAWVIPVPERPRIGTIEGDVADNLFYDLSAKTEDRTVEFGVYFGIMIVLLVLGLPVVIIAARIIYAIKKIPAPALLQGNLIAPILLLVLVLVIIAAIAIPSLITGKLAANELSSERIGIYDIKVIKPADMAELSTWLNENKFKFTADDETAFNNYIRSNWCFVTARINAESLASNQYRTPEGMTNPLVLVFRTKEMVYPLELTATVGSSTEVLLYVIDHHKSSVDSRFDMRFAGLLEESPLPKVVVTSNNALHLGNFYGNYITKFKGYLSTEQMRTDLIINQASDSKFYQRNNWRW, from the coding sequence ATGAAGAACATACTGATTTTATGCTTTCTTATGCTGATACCGGTGGTGGGCATTGCTGACGGCAAGTTCTATGCCAGGGACAGGGTCCCGCCAAGCCTGCCTTACCAGCGGGCGATTATTTCCTACCAGAACGGTCATGAGCTTATGGTTGTCCAGTCCAAGTTCCAGGGCGACGGTAAAGATTTCGCCTGGGTTATTCCTGTGCCGGAACGGCCTCGAATCGGCACTATTGAAGGCGATGTGGCTGATAATCTGTTTTATGATCTGAGCGCCAAGACCGAGGACCGGACTGTTGAATTCGGTGTCTACTTTGGTATTATGATTGTTTTGCTGGTGCTTGGTCTGCCGGTGGTCATAATTGCCGCTAGGATTATCTACGCCATAAAAAAGATTCCCGCTCCGGCCTTGTTACAAGGCAACCTTATTGCGCCTATTTTGTTGTTGGTTCTTGTTTTGGTAATAATTGCGGCTATAGCTATACCCAGTCTAATTACGGGCAAGCTGGCGGCTAATGAGCTTTCCAGCGAGCGGATAGGCATTTATGACATCAAGGTCATCAAACCGGCTGATATGGCCGAGCTGAGCACCTGGCTTAATGAGAACAAGTTCAAGTTCACGGCCGATGATGAAACAGCGTTTAATAACTATATCCGTAGTAACTGGTGTTTTGTGACCGCCCGGATAAACGCGGAATCGTTGGCCAGTAATCAATACCGCACGCCTGAAGGGATGACAAATCCTTTGGTTCTGGTGTTCCGGACCAAGGAAATGGTTTATCCTTTGGAGCTTACCGCTACGGTCGGTTCATCAACTGAGGTCTTATTGTATGTCATAGACCATCATAAATCATCAGTTGACAGCCGTTTTGATATGCGGTTTGCCGGATTGCTTGAAGAAAGCCCTTTGCCTAAGGTGGTAGTAACATCTAATAATGCGCTGCATCTTGGGAACTTCTACGGTAATTATATCACCAAATTTAAGGGCTATCTTTCAACGGAGCAGATGAGGACGGACTTAATCATAAACCAGGCGTCGGACAGCAAGTTTTACCAGAGGAATAACTGGAGGTGGTGA
- the ftsW gene encoding putative lipid II flippase FtsW, which yields MLNNHHKILLITLALVAFGIIMVYSSSFFQAEGSRSIHDGYFFAKRQFIWIVISIIAMFIVRAVPYHVWDRLSPLLLLGTWVLLVAVLIPGIGHKAGGASRWLRFGPIGFQPSEFAKLVVIMFIASFINKNPQDVKSLKKGFLPIAGVVGLTVLLILVEPDIGTAFFVTLISGILMVIGGVRLRQLIPIGVVGLSIALFAAIEFYPHVQDRLKVFLNPQADVAGKGYQVHQSLIGLGAGGLTGVGIGLSNQKLFFLPQQHTDFILAIIGEELGFLGVLAVLALFMGLMWYSRKVSKESPDLFGSLTALGIGLSITVQALFNIAVVSGAIPTKGISLPFISFGGSGMLAAMVGIGILLNIASHKGTVQHEKPSQAFGNLVALES from the coding sequence ATGTTGAATAACCACCATAAAATCCTGTTAATCACACTTGCGTTAGTTGCCTTTGGTATCATCATGGTTTACTCCAGCAGTTTCTTCCAGGCCGAAGGTTCGCGCTCCATCCACGACGGCTACTTCTTTGCCAAGCGCCAGTTCATCTGGATAGTCATCTCCATCATCGCTATGTTCATAGTCCGGGCCGTGCCGTACCACGTCTGGGACCGGCTCAGCCCGTTGCTACTCTTGGGCACCTGGGTATTGCTGGTGGCCGTATTGATACCCGGCATCGGGCACAAGGCCGGCGGAGCCAGCCGCTGGCTCAGGTTCGGGCCCATCGGCTTCCAGCCGTCCGAATTCGCCAAGCTGGTGGTCATAATGTTCATCGCCTCGTTCATCAACAAGAATCCCCAGGACGTTAAGTCATTGAAGAAAGGGTTCCTGCCCATTGCCGGAGTGGTCGGCCTGACCGTGCTGTTGATACTGGTCGAGCCCGACATCGGCACGGCATTTTTCGTTACATTAATCAGCGGCATCCTGATGGTCATCGGCGGTGTCCGGCTCAGGCAGTTGATACCCATCGGCGTGGTCGGCCTGTCCATCGCCCTGTTCGCGGCCATAGAGTTCTATCCGCACGTCCAGGACCGGCTCAAGGTCTTCCTCAACCCCCAGGCCGACGTGGCCGGCAAGGGCTACCAGGTCCACCAGTCGCTCATTGGCTTGGGCGCCGGCGGCCTGACCGGAGTAGGCATCGGGCTATCCAACCAGAAGCTGTTCTTCCTGCCCCAACAGCACACCGACTTCATCCTGGCCATAATAGGGGAAGAGCTGGGGTTCTTGGGAGTGCTGGCGGTCTTGGCGCTCTTTATGGGGCTGATGTGGTACAGCCGCAAGGTATCTAAAGAATCGCCCGATTTATTCGGCTCGCTCACGGCATTGGGCATCGGCCTGAGCATCACTGTGCAGGCGTTATTTAACATTGCCGTGGTCAGCGGGGCCATACCGACAAAGGGTATCTCGTTGCCGTTCATAAGCTTCGGCGGTTCCGGGATGCTGGCCGCAATGGTCGGCATTGGGATACTGCTCAACATTGCCTCGCACAAAGGCACGGTCCAGCACGAAAAGCCGTCCCAGGCCTTCGGCAACCTGGTCGCCCTGGAGTCGTAG